Sequence from the Erythrolamprus reginae isolate rEryReg1 chromosome 2, rEryReg1.hap1, whole genome shotgun sequence genome:
AAAGGCCACAATTGAAGTTCAGAAAATAATGGATTCAGGGTGCGGGATGGTtggtttctttattatttattaactacCTCTTTTGTTGAGGCTACATATCTCTCTGTCTTAAGGTGATAAGAGCTGGACTGCCAAAATCCAGAGGGCCTGCTAGGTGATGGCAGAGACCATCTCCTTGGTGCCCTCTAGTGGTCGTCTGGGGTTTTGCAGCTTGGATTGGATGCCCTTCTTTTGTTCTTCTATTTATGTCTAAAAAAATTCATAACTCGCAAATGTATTGATTAAACTCATACACAGTGATTCTAGGTGGTTTATAACATCAAAAATGGTCAACATAAAACCTTACCACCCATTCAGAGCCTTATAGTCAAACCAACTGCAGTCTGACTCTGCCCAACATGCCTTGTACAGTTCTGTCAACGTGCTGCCTACTGAAGAAATGTATAGGAGCAAAGGGCTACCATGAAGTCAActgtcagaatagaatagagtacagtacagtacaatacaatacaatataaaatatagaatagaatatagagaatagaatatagaatagagtctgcggagaggggcagcatacaaatctaataaataataataataataataataataataataatttaataataataataataataataattattattattataaaatatagaatagaatatagagaatagaatatagaatagaatctgcggagaggggcagcatacaaatctaataaataataataatataataataataataataataataataataataattattattattattattaaattattattattatttattagatttgtatgctgcccctctccgcagactctattctatattctattctctatattctattctataataattctttattttatattctaatctatattctattctatattttataatattatgaaatatagaatagaatatagattagaatatagaatagaatataaaataaagaatggaatagaatatagataagaatatagaatatagaataggatagaatagaatagaataaaatagaatagaaaatagattagaatatagaatagaattctttattggccaagtgtgattgggacaCACAAGCaatgtgtctttggtgcatatgctctagtgtacctaaaagaaaatatacatttgtcaagtatcataaggtacaacacttaatgattgtcatagagtacatataaacaaacaggaaacaatattaatataaattgtaagaatacaagcaacaagttacagtcatgcagtcataagtgggaggagatgagtgataggaatgatgagaagacttaatagtaatgcagccttagtgaatagtttgacagtggtgagggaattatttgtttagcagagtgatggcatttggagaaTACCAAATTGTGTCTagctgttctggtgtgcagtgctctaaagcatcgttttgaggataggagtggaattagtttatgtccaggttgtgagaggtcaataaatattttcacagccctctttttgactcatgcagtatacagtcctcaatggaaggcaggttggtttttctgcagttttaattATCCTTTGAAATCTCtgactgtcttgttgggttgcagaaccaaatctgagaggtgcagaggtgcagatgacagactcagtggttcctctgtagaactatatcagcagctccttgggtgtaagccagaggtccccaaccttttttgcaccagggaccggctttaagctagaccagttttccatggcccggtgggggggggggggctttggtcatatgggggtggggttatggaggggtggagccagggccaccatcaggaattttggggccccatacagcctaagtgtctgggggccccctccccgccattttaaaactactttattttgcgacataccaattatgtatgaaatttaccttctttggggaggggtgaaaggggagagtaagagaagaaggagtgaaagaagggaatgagggaggaaagaagggaggaaggaaaaggaaagcaagaaatggatggaggaaaggaaggaaagaaagaaagaaagaaagaaagggggaagggacaggaacagaggaaggaagcaaggaaacttatgaaaggggagagtaagagaggaaagactgaagggagggagggaagaaggtaggaaggagaaagaaaagaagaaatagaggaagggaaggtaaaagagagaaagaaaaagagcaagaaagaaagaaagaaagagaatgaaagagaaataaaaatagagagggggaatgaaagaaatggaaggagggaaggaaggagagaaagcaagagaaagaaagaaagaaagagagaaaaaaaagaatgaaagagcaagagagcaagagagcaaaagaaagagagaaagaaagaaagaaagaaagaaagaaagaaaggcaacttcaaagaaaggctcactgagcatctctcactctctttctatccctctttctttctttctctctcttcctttctatctctcctcttcctttatctcctctctctctctctccctctctctttctctcccccctctctcccccctctttccctctctccctctcttgctatctctcccccctctccctctctctttctctctctccctctcttgctatctctttctctcccccctctctccctctctctttctctctctctctctcttgctatctctttctctctctttctcccccctctctccctctctccttctccctctccctctctttctctctctctccccccccctctctctctttctctctctccctctcttgctatctctttctctctctttctcccccctctctccctctctctttctccctctccctctctttctctctatctcccccctctctccctctctctttctctctctccctctcttgctatctctttctctctctttctccccctctctccctctctctttctccctctccctccactcacccatcccgggggtctttttcggacttgccaatccaagtcacgcaattctgggcagggggcgaattcctcccgggggggggggtggatgtgtggatgtgtgcgtgtgcccagaaggcgtccgaactttgcccggcggagctctgcaaacacgaggcagggagggaggccgttgcccggccagcgggcaccaaacagggcagggctccatgggagggaagggggcgccccgcgtgggacccccccccccggcgggctccgtccggtcgggaaaaaggagggcaggggtctctcggctggggctgcgctgggggcgctctgcacacgctcagggggcccgaagctgcgtgtgaaagggaaggggagggggcacctcgcggctgggggctgcctggctttgtgattttggctgggggggaagttaggaaggtcctacttctcccccccccccagccaaaaattcaaagcctatctgctggatacgggcgatgagtgggacagagcggcgcggaagcctcttgcagcagctgccacagccaccggcttcggcgccgctcgtcccactcatcgcccgtatccagcagataggctttgagtttttggctgggggggggggagaagtaggaccttcctaagtcccccccccagccaaaaactcaaagccaggcagcccccagccgccaaaggagcctcctgattctccccgccctgcccgacgccccaccctgtcctgcataatgtcctctgccgggagggcagcggcgccgcggaccggctggaaaacaccaacggcccggtcccggtccgcggaccggcggttggggacctctggtgtaagccatagttccctctaagctgagcagtgagcaatcgctcacttaaaaatcatcatcaactcagagttttccaaacctgcccagaagccgagagggaaagagtgagagggaaggagagagagaggaagagaggaagagaggaagagagagaaacagatagaaaaaagagaggaaggaaaagagaaagaaaaagaatgggagtaaggaagagagaaagaaaatcaaaatctagtttgaaactagctcaactatttaagtggcattttgatattgatagagttgccctattatgagctcactgttatagacacacagtacagtattttattttgaaattctctgaggcaaaacagggtgggttttttatttgtttgtttgtttatttattatttctgtgccgcccagtcccgaagggactgccgctcagacactatacttttccaccccccaaaaaaaaaattagagggaacactggttggtgTAAGCTGTACTAACTGAGCAAcaatatctcctcctcctcctctgtctgGGAGGTGGGAGCAAATTTGGCTGGCAGAAAGTTGAAGTCTGATTCCCACTCTGGATGCAAAGAGTGgccttcattcatttgttcattagaTAATAATGCATTTGTTTGGGGGAGGTATTTGTTGATCATAATTAGGAGAAAAATATGTTGTGATTGGTTTGATTATTGTTTGTGGATCATAATTGCAGGAAGAAAATAGTTGCATGCTATTATTGAGCCAAAATGTATATCTTAgaagtcatttagtccaacccacaGCTCAGTATAGGGATCTATAATGCAAAATGCAGTTTTTCAGTTTCTTCCTTTCCTGGGAAAGAAAACATAGTCACTCTGAAGCCTGTTAGATTCCTCTGTAATGGCTGTAATTATTAGAGTAGTAGTTCTCCTAATGTTTAGTCAGATGCTTCTTCAGTATTATTACTATAATTGTCAGATAGTGAAACGCCTGCAGATTTTTCTCCCAGTTGCCCTTCAACTGGAGGGAAAAGAATtggttttaaaaatggttttaaaagAGAAATGATCAGGAATGGATTGGGCTCCTGTTCCTTTTCCGCGCTACCAAAAAGGTTTTGCCCATTATTGAGTTCTATGGCCACAAGGATATATTTGAATGCATTCTGCATGATACAGCTCTGTAATATTCACAGAACTGAATTATTGATTCATAAAAGTTCTCAGAATTCACCTGTGTAAATATATCTCCGGGTTGGGCAAAAAACCGTTTTGGATGTGAGATTTTATTGCTCGTGGTGGGCAATAAAAGGAACACGAGCCTTTTGATGAATTGGGGTGCTCTTTTCATTTTATCACAGTGGGGCCAAAGGCTGTGTCTAATTagaagacataataataataataataataataataataataataataataataacaacaacaacaacaacaacaacaataataataatagaaatttgcaaaatacgaagatctaaaaatcgatctgcaacgactggcataagccagtgaaagtggtcccagtggtccttggcacgctgggcgcagggccaaaggatctcagtggacatttgaaagccatcggaattgacaaaatctccatctgtcaattgcaaaaggccgccaataataataataataataataataataataataataataataataataatggggataAATTACAACTAGGCCTAAAGAACCTTTCCAAATTTCTCCATTCGATCTGTACCGTGAAGTGGATGCCTTTTTTGTATTTCACAAAATTGGAGTTCCTTTTTTCCCTCATGGAAGGTCTAGCTCTGTGGTTGCGGAGAATcaacagagttgtccttctccaggtcccgtcaacgaaacaatgttggttggtgggaccttggggaagagccttctctgtggtggctctgacactttggaatcaactgcccccagagatccgcaccatctccaccctactggtcttccagaaagccattaagacctggcttttccgacaggcctgcAACAagtgtgtatggtttttttaggctattatggctttaaaaaaaaattgtactgtTGATTTTATTGgtgtgtttttattgctgttgtatttatgactattgttagccgcccggagtcctttTTGGCATGAGCggcatataaaaacaaataataaaataaataaataaacttgttggTCATTAGGAATCAAGGCTGACTTGAAGCACACACATTAATAAAGAtagcaaaacaaggatgagatcTGAAGTACAATAgttcagagcagtgtttcccaaccttggcaactcgaagatatctggacttcaactcccagaatcccccagccagcattcgctggctgggggattctgggagttgaagtccaaatatcttcaagttgccaaggttgggaaacactggtgatgaggatgaggatgaaaaCGATATGCTAGAAACTCTTTTAAGTCCTGTAAACTTTTGCTGCAATTTAAAAAGTCAGCCAAGGGCTTTTGATCCATGTCTCCTGTCATTTTGTAGACAGAGCCACCTCTAGCCTTCGGTCTGGGCGTTAACCAGACATTACGAATTCAAAGCCTTCTGTGCCGACAGACATAACATCTATCACAAAAGCTGCATGTACaacaaaagggggggaaaaacagaaaaaaacaaccaACTCTTCCATTGGACAGAGCTGTGTTGTTTGAAAGCGGCTGTGATTTGCAATTCTTCCCCTGTTTCAGTATCTTATCTtggtattgcaggcaaactggaGCATTGAATCTACTTGACAAAAGGTGTCCCTTCCCCTGGTACATTGTGATTTGGGAGCTTGTTATCACCAGCGTTGACcttttgtcctctttttttttttgtccttctAGAGAAATATGTCCACTCGTTTCCTGACCAATCCCTCCGAAGTTTGTTGAATGGAAGTGCGGACTCTCCGTCAGCTTTCGGTCTTTCAGTGTTTGGACCCGTTGCAACCGCCAGTGACACCATGGCCCACCACAATGTCGGTTTCCTACCTGAGCCCCCGGCCCACCGTTCGGATTCCAAGGAGGAAGCCCCGAACGGCGAGGAAGAATCGGCCAGCGCTGAGCCCAGCCCCTTGGACTGTGTCATCTGCTTCACCCCGTACGACCAGCtcttcaaactgcccaaggagctgagcTGCGGTCACATCTTCTGCTTGGAGTGCCTGGCCCGCATCAACGTCTCCTCGGAAGACGTCAACGCCATCACCTGCCCCATCTGCCGGGCGCCCACGGTCTTGCCGCCACGCAAGGGCCTGCCGGGGCTCCCCACCCGCCGCAACTTGCTGGAGCAGCTCACCGCCATGCCGGTGCCCCCTGGCTCAGTGCGCTTCGACCGTCGGCGGGGTTTGCTCTACTTGCCGTCGGGGAATAAAACCGGGGCTCAGCTGGGATCGAAGCCGGGACCTCCGCTCAACACC
This genomic interval carries:
- the LOC139160174 gene encoding LOW QUALITY PROTEIN: RING finger protein 225-like (The sequence of the model RefSeq protein was modified relative to this genomic sequence to represent the inferred CDS: deleted 1 base in 1 codon) — its product is MAHHNVGFLPEPPAHRSDSKEEAPNGEEESASAEPSPLDCVICFTPYDQLFKLPKELSCGHIFCLECLARINVSSEDVNAITCPICRAPTVLPPRKGLPGLPTRRNLLEQLTAMPVPPGSVRFDRRRGLLYLPSGNKTGAQLGSKPGPPLNTVSLSVDVGRPPPPGSARRLSVSGWPFYAALSVALLVTVALIVCGIYIFMMPSMYISVGGFPKGNHSLSFEGNHSNAISSSPT